The stretch of DNA GGCAAACCGTACTATACATACAGCGTAGCGACCACCGTTGGCCCGCGCACCACCGACGAGACAGGCAACCGCGTCGAGCCGCCCACCTCGTGGCACACCGTGTTTGCGTTCTCTGAGGCGAGCCACAAGCTACTACCCTATGTGGGGAAGGGGTCGACAGTGTATGTGGAGGCTGAGTTGGAGATGCGGAGTGGCGGGAATGCGAGCGACGGGACGCCGCTCCCCGACCGTCCCCTTCTGCGGCATCGTGAGTCCGAGGTTTGAGAtgagagaagaggaagatgaggcTAACGGACAGAGAAGATGAATGTCATCAACCGGGTTCGACCTgcgggtgaggaggaggacgaggagttGGCGgacgagcaggagcagTAGAAGATGGACCGATGGATGGTATCACTACTCTTATCACCCCTCATGTATACCTGTGATCTGGCGGCCAGTGGAGCAACTGGCAGCCGGTGGTAACGATCTCTTGGCATGACAGGAGACTTAATTATACATACTAATGCGTACAGTTGGAGTGCGTTCGAGCCATGCCATCAGGAGGCTCCGTGCGGAACCAGGGACATTGGACTGTGCTGAGCTGAGGATGGCAACTGGAATCATGCTCTTGTTGCGCATTGGAGTGCCTATCCCGATGGCGAAgcgccgtcggcctcggcaatGCTCGCTGACACCTCCGAGAACTGCCTGAGCACAGCGCTATCGTCAGCCTCGTCCCATTACGCAACCTACCGTTTAGCCTCCGCCTGCTCTCCCAGGATGCGTgtgagctcgcgcacgGCATCGGTGCCGAGATGGCCGCCAGGGAGGGAAGACGCGGCCATATTCATttcggcgagctgggcagcgatggccttggcctAGAGGTCAGCggctcaagctcaagggAGCTAGGTGTGGAAGGGAGCGAAAGTAAGGGACTGGAAGAAGGTGTGGGGAGGCAGACAAACCTTCTGGACAATCTCGTCGTTGgcaccaccaccttccGCGAGCCTGTACACGAGACCGAGgatgtcctcgacggcagGTAGGACGGAAGAGAATGTGCCGGGTGCAAGGGCAGGTGGTGGGGAGGCGCGGCCTTGCATGACGAAGGATGGAGTGTTGTTGAGATTCACCTTGttccaacctccacttgtcATACCATTTTCAGGCACGATCCATTAAACCACCATGCATGGCCATGGGCTTGATATCAAGATGTCATCCAAACACTACTACAGCGTAACGTACAACTGTCTATACCTCCATCAGGATCCGGCGCACTCCCTGCCGCAAGAAAGTCAAGTTGTACTCGATCATGCCCCTACGCGCCTGCCAAGTGTCCGTGTGCAGAAGCACCACAAGAGCTAGGTGCCTGCAGTCAGCCAGTATTGCCAAGTCAACAAGCTTACGGAGTGAACTGCCAGAGAGCGATGGTGCTCTTGGGCATGAGCCTCGTCGCCTGCGTCATCCACGGCACCTCTGggtcctcctcttcccaccAGTCTCGCCGAGGTGTCCCCGAGGCGCCAtcgtcgctcgcgccaTTCCCTGGAGGCGCGTTCAGCGTCCGCAGTttcctgtcgtcagccaCACCTAGGATAGAGCTACTTGTAGATGTCTCGGAACTGCAAAAACTTGGTGAGGTATTCGGTCACCTGCTCCATCGTCGCGTCATTGCGGTGCCGGTTATCCGTCGCTAGGACAACGACCGAGTCAATGTCAAACAGGTACGAGTTGTCCATCCCCGATGTCTGCGTCAGCCCACCTCTCATTCTTCAAGCGCACTTCTGTAAAGTTGAGCAGGAGCGCTTCAACGGCTGGTAGCATCTCCATCACGCCCTGGATAACCTTGCTCCACCCATCGCGGAGGGACACGTCATGCACGCTCGTCATGTCGAACTTGATCTCGGCGGTCATGTGGTTGAAGATGTTGTTGCACACGGACGgatcggcgaggtcgatgtTTGGAGCGTACTGCTGTAGGCTGGTGTAGTGGTAgtcctcaagctcctcggtCATGGATCTCTGAATCTCCGAGTAGTTCTCGCCCCGATAGTCCTCGGACAGCGCCTCAGCCTTGTGGATGAACACGGAGAACTTCATCTGAGGGTTCGCGAGGTAGCCGCGTAGGATCATGGTGATTGCCTGCCTCACGGCCTCGTGGTAAGAGTCGTCTTGCTGTTGTTAGCGGGGGGTccgcgatgaggaggataAAGAAGCGACCTACTTGCATGTCGATGACATACACGAGTGTTGAGAACGAAGAGAGGGGCacgtcgagctggtcgaggtcaaAGTTTGCCGGCGTGTCCCAGATCTGCAGCGGGACGATAGTGCTGATCGTTAGCGGTGTGAACGCGACAGTGAGTGTACACAAGGCTCCCACCAGACTCACTCATAATCAACCTTCTCGATCTTTTGAGTGATGCCAATATATGGCACGTCCTTGACAGGTAGGTGCTGAAACACGGTCTTGATGCAGGCCGATTTGCCTGCTCTGCGTGTCAGCTTGGACGGCGGTTGTATTCACTTGCGCCATCCGGTGACGAGGACCTTTATCCTGTTGTCGTCGTTGGCAGTCGAGGGTTCGCCGTTGCTCATGATGGGGTGGAGTATATGTCGGGGGTTTGAAAGGAGGGGCGGTGGCTGTTGAGCTGTTGAGCTGTTAGATTGGGCTACAGCTGTTGTAAAGTTGTAAGTTTTAGAAAGGCGGGGTTTGATGTTTTGGACTAAATGCCTTGAGTATTGAAGGAGGTGGATAGAGTTGAGATGATGGAGATGATGGATACAAGATGGAACAGACCAACATCAACCCCGCTCTCTCTAACAAAAGTGACGTACGTCCCTTGCAACCTTGCAACCCTTTCCTAACTCAACCCAAAGACCTCGTAGAGGGTAATCGTTGCTTTGATTCCGTCATTCACTTCAACCACGTGGTCAATGTTGATTTGATTGTTGATCTTAATCTCAATTTGCTTCCGCTTGATATTAGACGCGTTTACCCTTTATCTCCCTGGACGCGCGCCTTTATGACAAGTTGCCTAACTACCCATAACCTCCATAACGCGTCCACCATAtcaccatcatcctcgCATAGTCTTCTGTCAATCAacccaccacctcctccctctcatTGTTCATTTGATTTTGTCTTGATCCGCTACCCTTCGCCTGGTCATGAGCGCATCACCAGACCGCCCCTTCCGTCCAAGGCGGACATATGGTCGCGCCAAGGCTTCCCCGCCGCCAGACGACATCCCCAACATGCTCttcgccgcgccgcgcgagtCGCCAGCCAAGAACCTCCTTGACCGCTTCTCTGCCAAGAGC from Cutaneotrichosporon cavernicola HIS019 DNA, chromosome: 7b encodes:
- the RIM1 gene encoding uncharacterized protein (Single-strand binding protein family), yielding MFTPLRSIASKANTRTYHDLARVTLIGRLGADPILRETSSGKPYYTYSVATTVGPRTTDETGNRVEPPTSWHTVFAFSEASHKLLPYVGKGSTVYVEAELEMRSGGNASDGTPLPDRPLLRHQKMNVINRVRPAGEEEDEELADEQEQ
- the GTR2 gene encoding uncharacterized protein (Gtr1/RagA G protein conserved region); this encodes MSNGEPSTANDDNRIKVLVTGWRKAGKSACIKTVFQHLPVKDVPYIGITQKIEKVDYDTIVPLQIWDTPANFDLDQLDVPLSSFSTLVYVIDMQQDDSYHEAVRQAITMILRGYLANPQMKFSVFIHKAEALSEDYRGENYSEIQRSMTEELEDYHYTSLQQYAPNIDLADPSVCNNIFNHMTAEIKFDMTSVHDVSLRDGWSKVIQGVMEMLPAVEALLLNFTETSGMDNSYLFDIDSVVVLATDNRHRNDATMEQVTEYLTKKLRTLNAPPGNGASDDGASGTPRRDWWEEEDPEVPWMTQATRLMPKSTIALWQFTPHLALVVLLHTDTWQARRGMIEYNLTFLRQGVRRILMEV